A region from the Lolium perenne isolate Kyuss_39 chromosome 4, Kyuss_2.0, whole genome shotgun sequence genome encodes:
- the LOC127323590 gene encoding small glutamine-rich tetratricopeptide repeat-containing protein 2-like isoform X2: MELLIEAGADLNAHCSFGPTALTHAIFHGSMDCLKLLIEAGADPNIPDKAAASVDERIAAWKSQGREAYAKEDYRTAISFYGKVLDIHPTDAAMYANQSICWLRMRHGDKALEVARKCRKMQPRWPKAWYREGMALSFMKDYEGAADAFREALQLDPNNEEIKEELRKAEKAVEDPQRVGKISKG; this comes from the exons ATGGAGCTACTGATTGAG GCTGGTGCAGATCTGAATGCTCACTGTAGCTTTGGACCGACTGCTTTAACgcatgctatttttcatggctccaTGGATTGTCTTAAGTTGCTCATAGAAGCTGGAGCCGATCCTAATATTCCTGACAAG GCTGCAGCTTCTGTGGACGAAAGAATTGCTGCTTGGAAGTCACAAGGAAGGGAAGCATATGCAAAGGAGGACTACCGTACAGCGATATCCTTCTATGGCAAG GTACTTGACATACACCCTACAGATGCCGCCATGTATGCCAACCAGAGCATCTGCTGGCTGCGTATGAGACATGGGGATAAAGCTCTGGAAGTTGCGCGCAAGTGCAGAAAGATGCAGCCCCGCTGGCCCAAGGCCTGGTATCGTGAAGGCATGGCCCTCAGCTTCATGAAG GACTACGAGGGCGCCGCTGACGCATTCCGGGAGGCGCTGCAGCTCGACCCTAACAATGAAGAGATTAAGGAAGAACTGAG GAAAGCCGAGAAGGCCGTGGAGGATCCCCAGCGTGTGGGTAAGATAAGCAAGGGCTGA
- the LOC127323590 gene encoding small glutamine-rich tetratricopeptide repeat-containing protein 2-like isoform X1 yields MELLIEAGADLNAHCSFGPTALTHAIFHGSMDCLKLLIEAGADPNIPDKHGNIPFGMAACYGHRDLVEVLFYGTKPDPKVPDWSVDGIMRALNQAAASVDERIAAWKSQGREAYAKEDYRTAISFYGKVLDIHPTDAAMYANQSICWLRMRHGDKALEVARKCRKMQPRWPKAWYREGMALSFMKDYEGAADAFREALQLDPNNEEIKEELRKAEKAVEDPQRVGKISKG; encoded by the exons ATGGAGCTACTGATTGAG GCTGGTGCAGATCTGAATGCTCACTGTAGCTTTGGACCGACTGCTTTAACgcatgctatttttcatggctccaTGGATTGTCTTAAGTTGCTCATAGAAGCTGGAGCCGATCCTAATATTCCTGACAAG CATGGTAATATTCCATTTGGGATGGCAGCATGTTATGGGCATCGGGACCTTGTTGAAGTTCTATTTTATGGGACAAAACCAGATCCCAAAGTGCCAGATTGGAGTGTTGATGGGATAATGAGGGCCTTGAATCAG GCTGCAGCTTCTGTGGACGAAAGAATTGCTGCTTGGAAGTCACAAGGAAGGGAAGCATATGCAAAGGAGGACTACCGTACAGCGATATCCTTCTATGGCAAG GTACTTGACATACACCCTACAGATGCCGCCATGTATGCCAACCAGAGCATCTGCTGGCTGCGTATGAGACATGGGGATAAAGCTCTGGAAGTTGCGCGCAAGTGCAGAAAGATGCAGCCCCGCTGGCCCAAGGCCTGGTATCGTGAAGGCATGGCCCTCAGCTTCATGAAG GACTACGAGGGCGCCGCTGACGCATTCCGGGAGGCGCTGCAGCTCGACCCTAACAATGAAGAGATTAAGGAAGAACTGAG GAAAGCCGAGAAGGCCGTGGAGGATCCCCAGCGTGTGGGTAAGATAAGCAAGGGCTGA